The Coriobacteriia bacterium genome window below encodes:
- a CDS encoding ATP-binding cassette domain-containing protein, translating to MTPMSPASATEIARVSCVRHSYEDGTSVHLCGIDFVALRGTRTALLGANGSGKTTLLYHILGLFKAQEGEVRVFDVDPADEWPAIRRRIGVVLQNVDEQLLMPTVFDDVAFSPRQYGLAEKDVLERVSATLELLGISELAERTPHDLSGGEKRKVALAGALVMEPELLVLDEPFEGLDPAAREALVTLIERLAKDRGVTVIMSTHDIDSVAELADFAYILAPGGEIVLRGTPEQVFAQAELMARSNIRPPVLAELFAQMRAAAPDTPDARLTVAEAAEALLEWREGA from the coding sequence ATGACGCCCATGTCGCCCGCCTCAGCCACCGAAATCGCGCGAGTTTCCTGCGTGCGGCATTCCTACGAGGACGGTACCAGCGTCCACCTGTGCGGCATCGACTTTGTCGCGCTCCGGGGCACGCGCACAGCCCTTCTCGGCGCAAACGGTTCCGGCAAGACGACGCTGCTCTACCACATACTCGGACTCTTCAAGGCGCAGGAGGGCGAAGTGCGTGTCTTCGATGTCGACCCCGCTGACGAGTGGCCCGCGATCCGCCGCAGGATCGGTGTCGTGCTGCAGAACGTCGACGAGCAGCTCCTCATGCCCACCGTCTTCGACGACGTCGCATTCTCGCCCCGCCAGTACGGCCTCGCCGAGAAGGACGTGCTTGAGCGGGTCTCGGCTACGCTCGAACTGCTCGGCATCAGCGAGCTTGCCGAGCGCACGCCGCACGATCTCTCAGGCGGAGAGAAACGCAAGGTCGCACTCGCGGGAGCGCTCGTGATGGAACCGGAGCTGCTGGTGCTCGACGAGCCTTTCGAGGGGCTGGACCCGGCAGCTCGCGAGGCGCTGGTCACTCTCATCGAACGGCTCGCCAAGGATCGCGGTGTCACCGTCATCATGTCGACGCACGATATCGACTCAGTCGCCGAGCTCGCCGACTTCGCCTACATCCTGGCGCCGGGCGGCGAGATCGTGTTGCGCGGCACGCCCGAGCAGGTCTTCGCGCAGGCCGAGTTGATGGCGCGCAGCAACATCAGGCCGCCGGTGCTCGCCGAGCTGTTCGCGCAGATGCG